In Papio anubis isolate 15944 chromosome 20, Panubis1.0, whole genome shotgun sequence, a single window of DNA contains:
- the RTBDN gene encoding retbindin isoform X2 — MACRVHMRPIGLTWVLQLTLAWILLEACGGSHPLQARSQRHHGLAADLGKGKLHLAGTCCPSEMDATEISGPGNHPERCGVPSPECESFLEHLQRALRSRFRLRLLGVRQAQPLCEELCQAWFANCEDDITCGPTWLPLSEKRGCEPSCLTYGQTFADGTDLCRSALGHALPVAAPGARHCFNISISALPRPRPGRRAREAPSWRSRRPRTSILDAAGSGSGSGSGSGP; from the exons ATGGCCTGCAGGGTCCACATGCGACCCATTGGCCTGACCTGGGTCCTACAACTGACCCTGGCATGGATCCTGCTAGAAGCCTGTGGAGGGAGCCACCCACTCCAAGCCAGGTCCCAGCGACACCATGGGCTGGCAGCTGATCTGGGCAAAGGCAAGCTACACTTGGCAG GAACTTGTTGTCCCTCAGAGATGGACGCAACAGAGATATCGGGCCCTGGGAACCATCCAGAACGCTGTGGAGTGCCGAGCCCCGA GTGTGAATCCTTCCTGGAACACCTCCAACGTGCCCTTCGCAGTCGCTTTCGCCTGCGGCTATTGGGGGTACGCCAAGCACAGCCGCTCTGCGAGGAGCTCTGCCAGGCCTG GTTTGCCAACTGCGAAGATGATATCACCTGTGGCCCGACTTGGCTCCCACTCTCAGAAAAAAGGGGCTGTGAGCCTAGCTGCCTTACCTATGGACAG ACCTTCGCAGACGGGACGGATCTTTGTCGCTCGGCTCTGGGCCACGCTCTGCCGGTGGCCGCTCCTGGAGCCCGTCACTGCTTCAATATCTCCATCTCGGCGCTACCTCGTCCCCGACCAGGACGGCGGGCCCGGGAAGCTCCCTCCTGGCGTTCCCGCCGCCCTCGCACCTCCATCCTGGACGCTGCGGGCAGCGGGAGTGGCAGTGGAAGCGGCAGCGGCCCCTAG
- the RNASEH2A gene encoding ribonuclease H2 subunit A: MDLSELERDNTGRCRLSSPVPAACRKEPCVLGVDEAGRGPVLGPMVYAICYCPLSHLADLEALKVADSKTLLESERERLFAKMEENRDFVGWALDVLSPNLISTSMLGRVKYNLNSLSHDTATGLIQYALDQGVNVTQVFVDTVGMPETYQARLQQSFPGIEVTVKAKADALYPVVSAASICAKVARDQAVKKWKFVEKLQDSDTDYGSGYPNDPKTKAWLKEHVEPVFGFPQFVRFSWRTAQTILEKEAEDVIWEDSTPEDQEGLRKITSYFLNEGSQARPRTSHRYFLERGLESATSL, encoded by the exons ATGGATCTCAGCGAGCTGGAGAGAGACAACACGGGCCGCTGTCGCCTGAGTTCGCCTGTGCCCGCGGCGTGCCGCAAGGAGCCTTGCGTCCTGGGCGTCGATGAGGCGGGCAGGGGCCCCGTCCTGG GCCCCATGGTCTACGCCATCTGTTATTGTCCCCTGTCCCACCTGGCAGATCTGGAGGCCCTGAAAGTGGCAG ACTCAAAGACCCTATTGGAGAGCGAGCGGGAAAGGCTCTTTGCGAAAATGGAGGAGAACAGGGACTTTGTCGGCTGGGCGCTGGACGTGCTATCtccaaacctcatctctaccagcATGCTTGGGCG AGTCAAATACAACCTGAACTCCCTGTCACATGATACAGCCACTGGGCTTATACAGTATGCATTGGACCAGGGCGTGAACGTCACCCAG GTGTTTGTGGACACTGTAGGGATGCCAGAGACATACCAGGCGCGGCTGCAGCAAAGTTTTCCCGGGATTGAGGTGACGGTCAAGGCCAAAGCAGATGCCCTCTACCCAGTGGTTAGTGCTGCCAGCATCTGTGCCAAG GTGGCCCGGGACCAGGCCGTGAAGAAATGGAAGTTCGTGGAGAAACTGCAGGACTCGGATACTGATTATGGCTCAGGCTACCCCAATG ATCCCAAGACAAAAGCGTGGTTGAAGGAGCACGTGGAGCCTGTGTTCGGCTTCCCCCAGTTTGTCCGGTTCAGCTGGCGCACAGCTCAGACCATCCTGGAGAAAGAGGCGGAAGATGTTATATG GGAGGACTCAACACCCGAGGATCAGGAGGGACTCAGGAAGATCACATCCTACTTCCTCAATGAAGGGTCCCAAGCCCGTCCGCGTACTTCCCACCGATATTTCCTGGAACGTGGCCTGGAGTCAGCAACCAGCCTCTAG
- the RTBDN gene encoding retbindin isoform X1, giving the protein MDEALETQLKTSRGRFSATESLPTLELLSQVDMACRVHMRPIGLTWVLQLTLAWILLEACGGSHPLQARSQRHHGLAADLGKGKLHLAGTCCPSEMDATEISGPGNHPERCGVPSPECESFLEHLQRALRSRFRLRLLGVRQAQPLCEELCQAWFANCEDDITCGPTWLPLSEKRGCEPSCLTYGQTFADGTDLCRSALGHALPVAAPGARHCFNISISALPRPRPGRRAREAPSWRSRRPRTSILDAAGSGSGSGSGSGP; this is encoded by the exons ATGGACGAAGCCCTAG AAACGCAGCTGAAGACGAGCAGAGGACGCTTCTCGGCTACAGAATCCCTCCCCACCTTGGAG CTCTTATCTCAGGTGGACATGGCCTGCAGGGTCCACATGCGACCCATTGGCCTGACCTGGGTCCTACAACTGACCCTGGCATGGATCCTGCTAGAAGCCTGTGGAGGGAGCCACCCACTCCAAGCCAGGTCCCAGCGACACCATGGGCTGGCAGCTGATCTGGGCAAAGGCAAGCTACACTTGGCAG GAACTTGTTGTCCCTCAGAGATGGACGCAACAGAGATATCGGGCCCTGGGAACCATCCAGAACGCTGTGGAGTGCCGAGCCCCGA GTGTGAATCCTTCCTGGAACACCTCCAACGTGCCCTTCGCAGTCGCTTTCGCCTGCGGCTATTGGGGGTACGCCAAGCACAGCCGCTCTGCGAGGAGCTCTGCCAGGCCTG GTTTGCCAACTGCGAAGATGATATCACCTGTGGCCCGACTTGGCTCCCACTCTCAGAAAAAAGGGGCTGTGAGCCTAGCTGCCTTACCTATGGACAG ACCTTCGCAGACGGGACGGATCTTTGTCGCTCGGCTCTGGGCCACGCTCTGCCGGTGGCCGCTCCTGGAGCCCGTCACTGCTTCAATATCTCCATCTCGGCGCTACCTCGTCCCCGACCAGGACGGCGGGCCCGGGAAGCTCCCTCCTGGCGTTCCCGCCGCCCTCGCACCTCCATCCTGGACGCTGCGGGCAGCGGGAGTGGCAGTGGAAGCGGCAGCGGCCCCTAG